One genomic region from Oncorhynchus clarkii lewisi isolate Uvic-CL-2024 chromosome 21, UVic_Ocla_1.0, whole genome shotgun sequence encodes:
- the LOC139379143 gene encoding C-type natriuretic peptide 2, with the protein MAASSSSSTRTLLLLILLSSLSLSVESRLSSQPSPRPSPRKHDTQVLDNLFSAQLRSLILNQPDITSDGSTSGPSHSYHPPSQGLAGRGMGAGPVVPRLFLDFLRQQRMFRGRSRKSATARGCFGMKVDRIGSISGLGC; encoded by the exons ATGGCtgcttcatcttcttcttccacccgtacccttctcctcctcatcctcctctcctctctgtcactgaGTGTGGAGTCTCGACTCTCGTCCCAACCCTCGCCCCGACCATCACCTCGGAAACACGACACACAG GTACTAGATAATCTCTTCAGCGCTCAGCTCCGCTCTCTGATCCTCAACCAACCAGACATCACCTCTGATGGTTCCACTTCTGGCCCCTCCCATTCCTACCATCCTCCCTCCCAGGGATTGGCTGGTCGTGGCATGGGGGCGGGTCCTGTGGTCCCCAGGTTGTTCCTAGACTTTCTGCGCCAACAGAGGATGTTCCGTGGTCGGAGCAGGAAGAGCGCCACCGCCAGGGGATGCTTCGGCATGAAGGTGGACCGCATCGGATCTATCAGCGGTCTGGGATGCTGA